GAATCGACATAAAGAAACCACTCACATCGGGCGATACACTTCGAGTGTTATAGTTGTCATCCCAGTAGAGTGTGCATATTCTATAAAGTTGCTGGACACTCAGGATCTAAACCAGATAAACATAGACTTTGTGTTAGATTTCTTAAAGGGCAGTAAAGATTCTGAAATTTGAAAGCATCATTGTCATAATTCCAGAGCTCAATAATAGCAAGTATGCATTCATAGATAAATAAGTGaaaggggagagagagagagagttacAGGGCAAAGATCATTGGTGATTTCATCATAGGAAATTCTGTACTTTTGATGTATAACCTGTAATCAAGAGCATTAACAagtaagaaaacaatatgcTAAATATAACTATATGCATTTGTTGGTGACACggtaaaattttatgtttctaaGAGTGAAGTAAAATATCATACCAAGAAGCCAACAGCTTGTCTTATGTGTTTAAGCTCATCCCAAGAAGCACCAGCATACtgtaaaagatttaaatttagaaagcaaaagaaattaGACGTCTGTGCTAAAATTGCACCAAATAAAAGActaatctcaaaattttacttctttatCGAAAAGGGAAATTAAGTACCTCCTCTTTTGCCTGGCAGCACCAGAGCTCCAACTCAGCTAACCCAGATTTTACATATTCTCCATTGCTGAATGTACAACATTCTCGACGAAGGAGGAGGCTAAAAGGAAATAACACTGTTGTTAACATAATTTCCTCTTAGCATGAACTATTGAAGATATGGGATCAATGGCTTACCTATTGAAGAGTTGAACATTAATATACGAAAAGTTTTGAACAAAGACATTCTGGATAAGAATTTGCGGAACCTGAAACCacaatgataattaaattcatgagAAACACGTGCACAACATTCAACATGATGAAGTTGAAAGATTCCAAAAAGTAGccatacaaaattttctttcaatgtaCAGAGAAGCAAGTTAAGGCTTTCTATGATGCTCTGCCAGTGATTTGTTTGAGTATCTTTCCCAAACGATCTTCCAGACCGTAGTACTCCTTTCGATATTCTTGGTGCCTAACAAGAACCCCAGTAAATTACACAAATGAGTAAACTTCAgaagtataaaagaaaagcaaagcTTCACCTACAAAGCCATAAAGAACTTTACGGTTGACAAAACCCatgagagagaagaaaaggctGCAAGGAGGATCCAACTTACTTGGATACACATAGAAAGAAATGATGTCAACTCCTTTTTCAAGTTATCTCGGAtaattccaaatattttttcaacataTGCTGTCAGCTGCTGCTTGAATAGCAAAGCTGGATATTTAGCATCCACTTGACGCACGACCTTAAGAGCAGATCCAAGACTGTTGGAAGAAGGAGACGAACGAAAACCCTGAACAACCACATACCCTAATGtgttaaataatagaaaacgAAAGCAGTTGTCTCCTAAATGAAGGCTCAGAAAGAACAGCAACAGTGAATCCGAAATACCATAGTCATCCTTCCAAATAAGGATGTTGAAGGTGGAGGTTTCCGGGGAGCACCAGGAGCTTTCAAGCTTCGTTGAAGCAGGAATAGTAGTGCAGATGTGTTTGACAACCAATAGGCCAGATGATCATTGTTTTCTTGATTCTGGAACTCCGCACAAAGCACAATGAGTTATTTAATATTCCCAAGCTAAGAAATCATGAATGAATTATAAAGAGGATGGGTCACAGGCTCAATCGCATTTTCTTCCAACAAATAAtcttaactttattattttttaaatcaaaattgttgCCACTCGTTAGTGATTaaggaagagagaaaacaaaagagatgATGCAAGTGTAAGACTCCTAGTTCTTGAATTATTAAGATTAGTAGTAGAATATTAGCATGGGAATTAGGAGGGGCCTTTTGGTAATTAGATAGTAGGTTTGTTAAGgtttttagttataaatagagggtGGGTTGAGAGGTAGGGTGTGATGTGAGCTTTCATAACTGAGAAATTTGGGAGAGTCTAGCCCTCTTGAAAGGCTAGTTgttactttgttatttttctttattaaattagaacATATTTCAATACATACTAcatataaatcaatatttgattGTTCTCGAGTTCATTATGTGTTCTTGAGGTGTTTCTAGCTAGGAAGGATCCTAACAATAAGCAAATGAGGTGAAAAGGTAAGTTCTCATTGTCTTTTACGACGATTGATGAAGCCAGGATCCCTACTTTTTATAGGATAGTAAACAGCGTAATTTGAACAAACAGGGAAGAAACTAATCCAGATACCTCTATTGCAGATCCAATCATCTGAATTAGGCGATCAAATACACTTGTTTTTTCAGCTTCAAAAGATTTCCAGTGAAGAAGGCATTTATAAATGGTAAATGCAGCTACAGGCTTCCCATTACTAAACCCAATGTTATTCATGACACAACTGACAAGAGCATCAACGTTCTCCtgtaccaaaaataaaaaattaagaattaatGGCTTTAGAATATATCAcaatagagagagaaaaagagtgTAGCAACCAGTGATTTAGAAACACGTACATGTTGGTGTTCAAAATGCGATCTACTCAACTTAATTTCAGATTCTGAGCTAATTCTCTTCAGTGATTTCACTGGTGTTACAAACTGCTCCTATAATTAGACATATTTATGAATGtcacataataaaaataacatcatCCAGTAAGAATATAGAGAGAATAATAAGAGCCAAAAGGTGCATTACATCAATTCGATTATCTTCAACCAAATGGTTACCATTCTCCAGTTTCTGCAAAGAAAGGAATACAATATTACAATTCAAGAACAAGGAAGATTGGTGCAAAAAGTGGAGAAAGCTCGCAAAAATCGACATGAAACTCAACCACTAGAAGAGACCTAACAAACAGCATCAAACCACAAAAGGCCCAATTTTACAAGCTGAAATTTCTCCAATGGCAAAGGAAAAATATCTCTTATAAGTTCTCCAAGAGTTTCTGTttctaactaaaaaaatggattTCCACGAGcacaaagagaaaataaacacGTTATAACAAGATTGGTGGAGGAAGAAATGAGCACAAAggaaatttaaacaaaacttacCTCAGCTGCTGCAATAGGAAGATGATCAGCCATTTTTTTTACTGGTGTTTTGAGGAAGGTCTGCTGCCGAAGAATCTGATTTTCAGATTCAATATTTGAGAACTTTTCTTCAAGCCTGtatataaaagttcaaaacaataagGTTCTGGtgataatttataaattagctgaaattaaatgaagacAAAGAATAATAGCACACGGTTGCCTGACATTTAAGTTTACACACAGTAACTGACTAGCAATCTagctataatatattttttggtttcttatcaaaaataaaaaaggaacaaagaaTGAAGTTAAAGAAGCTAAAGCCAAATGGCAAAAACCTCTGCATAGCAGtctttaattgaataatttttgtttctgcCTCCGATGCTTGCTTCAGCCTTTCTTCACTAACTCTATTCGCCTCTTCATACTTTTTCTCTGtttcatcaattttcttttccagcGAATTTACCAACGCCTACAAGTCCCCACAAGGAAGTAACAATCAGCAGCAAAACGAACTCATtcataattgaaataaatgttctcttttttggtcaaataattgaaataaatgttGAGATATTTACACAATTCATAGAAATCTGCATGAGTAATATAAGTTGGACATTTCAAAGCATCTTACCTTGagcttttcattttcactgGAAATTTTCTCGATCGTTGCATTATCAAGAACTGGAACCTCCTTCACAATTGGAATAATATCTGCAGCCTTCTTTGCAGCTTCACGTTCCTTCTCAAACATCGCTTTTGATTCTTTCAATTGAAACTGCATATCTTGCAAAGCAGATTGcagcttctcattttcttgtGTTTTAGCTTCTTCCAAGTCAGCCTGGAAATATTTGGctcattagattttttttttctggtaAGCTTTGAATATTTTCAGATTTGTTGAGCTTATTGATCCAACTTATGCAGATGACCAAGTCAAACCAAAGCTCACTAGACATGTATCCTATGACTGTTTAGTCAAGCTTACCCTCATGCGCTTCTCCAACTGCAGTCTCCATGTTAATTCTTCGACTTGCttttccaatttatttttcgCAGCTTGAAGAGCTCCTGTTTCCCTTGCAGCCTACATTAAAGGGAAATTGAATTCAACAAAACTCAGACGCCATATACTTGAAAATTtcaggaaaagaaaataattcacATTGAGAAAACAGCTTTTATAAACTACAAATTAATTCTTAGTTAAGTATTCTTCCAGTCACTAATTAAGGTACAAATTCGTGACAGTGAGCATTAACGAAACCAAACTCTTAAATAATGAATTCCAGTAGCATTGACCAAATTCTGTACTCGCAAAATAATGAATCGTGTAGTCTTTTCAGGTAGAAAAGGAAGTCCGATTACTTCAGAAGCAAAAACAGAGAAGAAGAGCCAATGAGGTTCTCAGCATACAGAACTATTTTCATGGCCAATTGGTTCGCATTATTGCTAACCCAGGAAGAAGAGCCAATGAGGGTGCAAATATTCAATTAGCTAGAATTAACAGGAAAGAAGTCGAATTGGAGACAAAACATTCTTGTTTAACCCATAACAAATTATAAGACCAGATGATGACTAAATACTCAGCAGTGCCTTTTCCTTTTGGAAATGATATGGAATATTGGTAAGTAGAAGGGATGAGACTAGAAAGAAACAAGGTGATCTCACCATCTTCAGCTTTCGTAGTTCCTTACGAGCAACTCTTCCTCTCCATGCGGATTGAGTGGTGATTGCTGCTTTCTTTAACTTCTTATAGTGCAGCTGAGCCAAATATCTGCGACAGTAGGTCTGCAAGACAGGAAAGGAAATCACTCAACCACAAGAGGAGAGATGGGTATAGAATTCTGCTCCATCGTGATCTACTCAAGGGAACTCAAAAAGGGAATATAAAATGACAGATTTTGTCTCAATATTCAAAGCTATGAGTGCAATCCAACAAATTCAGAAttgatatttctttcttttctcctatGGAAGTTGATATAATAGGATTTCTGCAAAAAGTGAAATATAAATGTTAAACCTGGATAATAATTGCTGCTTTAGACCGTCTTCTGAACCGTAGCTCATCGCGAGCAGCCATTCCACGCATTCCAGTTTGAATAGAAACAGCTGAagagtatttttctttgtacGCTTTCCTGCAGAGATGCATGCGCAAATTCCTTTGAATCATTAAAGAAGAAGCTTCTCTCCTCAAACCCTTAAATACTTCTCGAGAAAGTTGTCCTGAAACCAACATGGATCAAAACTCAGTAATTCTTAGCTAATTACAAAGGACTTCTTATGAAAGCAGGTCTACCAGTACAACAGTTAGTTGATGACAATTTATTACCTCTACAAGCAGACTGCAAACGTATAGCCGACCTCCGAAGCAATACAAAACTTCTACGCGCCAGATAAGAACGAACCTTCCGCTGAATAATACTTGCTGATCGTCCTAAGATCTCAGTTCTGAGCGCATCAAGCTCGGCCATCTGACCAGCTCTAAGAAACACCTTTGTCTTACCAATCTGCCAGAATATGTTACATTTGTAACATAACACGCTATAGTTTATACTTTGTATACAAGTAGTTAAGAACACATAAAACttatataaaaatcaatcGTCCTAGACAtagtttaaaaattgaaggaaagGGAAGTTTATAACTGCTAGAGGAAACTTcagtaaagaaaatttaaatgattccATAGCTGAAACTAAAGAATTGAGTcgatatcaaaaaaaaaatgtgggaAATACcagatttagaaaaaatatatgggAAAAACcattgaaaacaaaagttggAGCTCAATAACATATCTCTTTCAAAAGACAAACGCAAAGTATTGAGCTTGTGAACAGTGACAATTAGTCTGCCAATTGCAACACAAGGTCACTTCAAGACCTAACTTTGATCTCTCATCAAACAATTACCTGGAATCCCTTAAGTCCAACCTTCTCTATAAGCCTCTTGCAAGCAGCGACTTCGTCAgaactaacaaaataaaagttgtagAGTCAGAACCACCGATCATTAGACATACTCTGCAGTCTGAAGAAAGCTAAGAACCAATTATACCTCCCATCCAAAACTTCTGGAGCAAGGAGTCCAAAACGGTCAACAAATTCATCAAAAGTTTTCCTTGTTGGAAAACCAGCACAACTTATCCTTATTGCCTCCATGACTCCctaatgaaaagaaagtgagaaataacattttgataaaaatattgttacaCATAAGATGTGGTTAAGACTTCCAGTGTGGCATATGCTTCAAGTTATCAGATTCATGCATGCTACAAAGTAAAAATGCCAATTTCTCTCCCATTACAGTGTGCCCAGCAGTGGTAATCACAACCAAAGATAACTTAAAGTTTGCTTCAGGGTATACTTGAAACTAGTATTTTCTTTAAGCATATCCTCTACGGGcagtttttttattctttgtttgGTGTGTGTGCGAGTGTTTGGGGGGATTAAAAGCAATGTTTCTGACTGTGTTTATATGGATGTAATTATCATGAGAATGATGAAagcatttttaattatttaaacttaattaaaaaatagacacAGTTCCTTGTACACTATTATTATAAGAGTTCTACtgcaatttttaatttttgttttcttttcttttacaaggAAGCATAACTTTCaatatcaaaagaaagatTACAAAAATATGGAGAAATAAGATATCCACACCTACCAACTGGtttcaaatcttttaatataatacCCTTTATTCTAAAGAAATGATAATGTAAGGACCATATTCTTACCCCACATCGTAATTGTTGCAATATATTCTTATTCTCAAAGATAGCAGGCTTTAGAAGATTATTAGGCTTTACACATCGAATGTAATGGGGTTCAGTAGCACTTAGAGTTTCCAGCAGTGATACCAATTGTAGCTgcgagaaagaaaaatgagctcctcttaaagaaaaagacacAAACAACATCAAGGATCCCATTTCCTAAAAAGGAGCTGTATCGGACCTTGAAACGAGAACCTATTGATGAGAACTTTGAAGATTTGGATGATTCTTCAGCTAATTGAGGAAACAAACATGCCACGAAGGAGCACTTGGAAGCGCTCAAGAGTGCTTGGTGTTCAGCAACAACataatctttatttttgtctaGAAATAAATCAGTCTGATAGGTGACCTGAGAAATAATTAGACAAATTAACAAAGTTTATCAACTTCCAAGATTATCGCATATCTTTTATTCATGGATAAGGACCAGATTATAGGATATTGTGAGAGTATTTTGGGGGAGAAAGGGATGAAATACTCACATCACCAGCATAATGAGCAATTGTGAAGTCACTCCGGGCTAATTTTGGCTTGCTGAAGCGTTTATGATTTTTGAATGTCTGATACAACTTTTGAGCAAATGTTTCATGAGTTGATCTGGGGAACATACTGCAAATGACAAGCACAAGCTATCTTTTACAACAACATAGTAGATTATGATCAATACTCACTTCATGAACCGCACACACTAGACAtggacaaaaaaaacaaagaaaatgatgcCAGAAATATCACTACGCTTACCATGCTTCATCCAGAAGGGCAATAATACCACCAGGTTTCTGAAATTGCaaatgattaagaaaaaggGTTATAAAGATAACTCCGCAAGTGTTATGGGGTAATTGGAGAGATTGCTTTGTTAACAACTTACTGAATTATTATTGAGAAAACCAAAGATCAATTAGCAAGAATGAATATGAAAGcatttaaaagagaaatagaaTAGAGGtaccaaattatttttcagagGACAATAAAAATACAGCATATGATACTTGAAGAGACCTCACCTAATGATGTCAGAAATCACTTCTACTCACATCTATCTCTAGCATAAAAGCACTACTTGGAGACTGAAAATCATGTGTATAAGTGAAGAAGATGACAAGAAATGGAAGGgaacaaacatttgatagaCATCAATACACAATGCCAAAGAGAACTAATCTCCACTATCCAAGTTATCAGGTTAACGTTATTTAATCATGCAGAAACTACATAAATATTCTCATATATTGTTCCACTGGTTCTTGAATGATGATGATGCCAATAAATAGTTTCTAACTTGGGGAAAATTGGTAGGTAGAATCATTCTTCAATGCCAATTATAAAGAgccaacattttaaaaataagaaacaagaaactatACTTCCGTTAACAATTAAATGGAtgcaagaagaaaaagaacgaGTCCTGGCCATCAAAGGGAAAAATCTTTTATGTAATGCTTCAATTACCAGCATCTATACTGCCAATGTTGGAAATAGTGGTCTTGAGCCTTGATGAAAGCCCATGGGTAGTCTCGTGTTGCCTATAAATTTTCCTttgctctcttttttttatatccatgAGTGTCCAGACCAGCTTATGCGCACCTCACTAATCTCACAGGACAACCCGTcaccctacaacatttgggtgtcaagaaaacttgtagaaaattaatttctaggtAGGTAGCCACCGTGAATTGAACCTAGACCTTTTAAGTTAGTTATTGAGACTTTGTCTCCCTTTTTACCACTAGGTCAACCCATGATGTTATAGTTAGTTTTCCATGAGAGAGAGGATCCTTTCTTAATGACCATAGGGTACCGGGTCCCGTCCGAACACTCCACAATGCAACCTAATGTCAGCTTTGAGAAACTTGCTATATCCTTATTTCTTGTATATAATAATCTAGTCTTGATCAATACACTTCTACATCTTCGCTCAGTTTTCTTCATTCAAAACATCCCATCCAAACAATACAAAGTTTAGGAAACACTAGGGAAAACATTTTACTGAGAACCACACACTACAAACCTTTTCAATGAGATCAAGGACATCTTGATtatcaacaaaatcaatatagCTCcaatcaatttcttcttttgtataCTCTTCTTGCTCCATCTTGAAAACATGCTGTTCATTAAAGATATAAGCGTTGTGAGGATATGCagcaaatttattaaaaagtaacaataataatagtatagtagtaagaagaagaagaagaagaaggctGCAAGTTAAcctgaaaaaaatgaaatgcttcatttttacctGATTGAAATGCTGCTGAAGCTTTTCATTAGTTAAGTTGATGCAGAATTGCTCGAAACTGTAATATTTAAAGAATGTTGAGAATCAGATAAGAAACCAATGGGAAATGCTTCTGGGTGGAAAATCAGACCAAGAACTCTATCTTACATACTAGAGACCTTTTAAGCAATAGAAATACTAATTTACTTCATAGAGCACGGTTGTTTAATAGTTCTTTAGACATTTAATATCCAAATTTGTTTCCCAagatttcactttttaaaaccAGAATCTATCTAACAAGACACTTAAAAGGTAAAAACAAATCTATCATGGGTTTATTAGTGTTCGGATAGGTGAAATTTTTACAGCTCGAAGATGAACTGTAAAacctataattaatttattaaataatcattacattactatttatttttaattaattattagatatAGATATACTAACTATTTACGtttgttaaatttcaaatacctttataactaataattaatattttatattatctaaatatgtaatttt
This DNA window, taken from Cucumis sativus cultivar 9930 chromosome 6, Cucumber_9930_V3, whole genome shotgun sequence, encodes the following:
- the LOC101208630 gene encoding myosin-6, yielding MASTTGLVVGSNVWLEDSEEAWIEGEVLEIRGEEIKVQCTSGKTVAVKAANVYPKDSEVPPCGVDDMTKLAYLHEPGVLHNLKLRYDINEIYTYTGNILIAVNPFTKLPHLYDSYMMAQYKGAAFGELSPHPFAVADAAYRLMVNEKKSQSILVSGESGAGKTESTKLLMRYLAYMGGRAASEGRSVEQQVLESNPVLEAFGNAKTVRNNNSSRFGKFVEIQFDQGGRISGAAIRTYLLERSRVCQVSDPERNYHCFYMLCAAPPEEVKKYKLGNPKDFHYLNQSNCHALDGIDDAKEYIATRKAMEVVGISSEEQDGIFRVVAAILHLGNIEFAKGKEADSSVPKDEKSWFHLRTAAELFMCDEKALEDSLCKRVIVTRDETITKWLDPNSAALSRDALAKIVYSRLFDWLVDKINNSIGQDPDSKFLIGVLDIYGFESFKTNSFEQFCINLTNEKLQQHFNQHVFKMEQEEYTKEEIDWSYIDFVDNQDVLDLIEKKPGGIIALLDEACMFPRSTHETFAQKLYQTFKNHKRFSKPKLARSDFTIAHYAGDVTYQTDLFLDKNKDYVVAEHQALLSASKCSFVACLFPQLAEESSKSSKFSSIGSRFKLQLVSLLETLSATEPHYIRCVKPNNLLKPAIFENKNILQQLRCGGVMEAIRISCAGFPTRKTFDEFVDRFGLLAPEVLDGSSDEVAACKRLIEKVGLKGFQIGKTKVFLRAGQMAELDALRTEILGRSASIIQRKVRSYLARRSFVLLRRSAIRLQSACRGQLSREVFKGLRREASSLMIQRNLRMHLCRKAYKEKYSSAVSIQTGMRGMAARDELRFRRRSKAAIIIQTYCRRYLAQLHYKKLKKAAITTQSAWRGRVARKELRKLKMAARETGALQAAKNKLEKQVEELTWRLQLEKRMRADLEEAKTQENEKLQSALQDMQFQLKESKAMFEKEREAAKKAADIIPIVKEVPVLDNATIEKISSENEKLKALVNSLEKKIDETEKKYEEANRVSEERLKQASEAETKIIQLKTAMQRLEEKFSNIESENQILRQQTFLKTPVKKMADHLPIAAAEKLENGNHLVEDNRIDEQFVTPVKSLKRISSESEIKLSRSHFEHQHENVDALVSCVMNNIGFSNGKPVAAFTIYKCLLHWKSFEAEKTSVFDRLIQMIGSAIENQENNDHLAYWLSNTSALLFLLQRSLKAPGAPRKPPPSTSLFGRMTMGFRSSPSSNSLGSALKVVRQVDAKYPALLFKQQLTAYVEKIFGIIRDNLKKELTSFLSMCIQAPRISKGVLRSGRSFGKDTQTNHWQSIIESLNLLLCTLKENFVPQILIQNVFVQNFSYINVQLFNSLLLRRECCTFSNGEYVKSGLAELELWCCQAKEEYAGASWDELKHIRQAVGFLVIHQKYRISYDEITNDLCPILSVQQLYRICTLYWDDNYNTRSVSPDVISSMRVLMTEDSNNAVSSSFLLDDNSSIPFSVEDLSNSLQEKDFSGVKPADELLENPAFQFLHE